Proteins encoded by one window of Clostridia bacterium:
- a CDS encoding 2-isopropylmalate synthase yields MGYDNSQKPRTYYNKKTNLLEREYYHHTLQDVEEPNLFREFFNYSEVPKVIFNRRVVPMEMPDNIWITDTTFRDGQQSTAPFTVEQIVHIF; encoded by the coding sequence ATGGGATATGATAATTCTCAAAAACCCAGAACATATTACAACAAAAAGACTAATTTGCTGGAGCGGGAATACTATCATCATACTTTGCAGGATGTAGAAGAACCCAATCTTTTTAGAGAGTTTTTTAATTATTCTGAAGTGCCTAAGGTGATTTTTAACCGTCGTGTCGTTCCTATGGAGATGCCGGATAATATTTGGATTACGGATACGACATTTCGTGATGGGCAGCAATCAACCGCGCCTTTTACGGTTGAGCAGATAGTACATATTTTTAA
- a CDS encoding pyridoxal phosphate-dependent aminotransferase: MALAKRTLKISQSLTLAITAKAKKMKDEGIDVIGFGAGEPDFNTPEVIIDAAKEALDKGFTKYTPNSGMPILKKAICEKFLKDNNLTYSPDQIVVSNGAKHSLYNIMLALVEEGDEVIIPAPFWLTYPELVKMCDGTPVIVDTKDDNFKLTPKKLKSAITSKTKAVIINSPSNPTGVVYSKEELWALAEVLEKTDIYIISDEIYEKIIYDGCKHYSIAEYSDKIKKQSIVVNGASKSYSMTGWRIGYLAADTEIAKAIDNMQSHCTSNANSIAQYATVAALHMQDDFIKEMVNTFDARRKLIVDFVNSIPGLSCPNPQGAFYVMINISSIFGKSIDGKVIDSALKAAELMLEYARIAVVPCESFGAPEYIRLSYAVSEKDIKEGLNRLKEFLNQLQ; the protein is encoded by the coding sequence ATGGCTTTAGCAAAAAGAACATTAAAGATATCACAATCATTGACACTTGCAATTACTGCAAAAGCTAAGAAAATGAAAGATGAAGGAATAGATGTAATAGGCTTTGGAGCTGGAGAGCCTGATTTTAATACACCTGAAGTTATCATTGACGCAGCTAAAGAGGCTTTAGACAAGGGTTTCACCAAATATACACCCAACAGCGGAATGCCGATTTTGAAAAAGGCTATTTGCGAAAAGTTTTTGAAAGATAATAATTTGACTTATTCGCCCGATCAGATAGTTGTAAGCAACGGCGCAAAGCATTCTTTATACAATATTATGCTTGCATTGGTTGAAGAAGGTGACGAGGTTATTATTCCTGCGCCTTTCTGGCTGACATATCCTGAGCTTGTTAAGATGTGTGACGGTACTCCTGTTATAGTGGATACCAAAGACGATAATTTTAAACTTACACCTAAAAAGCTGAAATCAGCAATCACATCTAAGACCAAAGCTGTGATTATCAATTCACCTTCCAACCCTACAGGTGTTGTATATTCTAAGGAAGAGTTGTGGGCTTTGGCAGAAGTATTGGAAAAGACAGATATTTATATTATAAGCGATGAAATTTATGAAAAGATTATATATGACGGATGCAAGCATTATTCTATAGCCGAGTATTCCGACAAAATCAAAAAGCAGTCCATAGTTGTTAACGGCGCATCCAAGTCATATTCTATGACAGGATGGCGTATTGGATATCTTGCAGCCGATACCGAGATCGCAAAAGCAATAGATAATATGCAGAGCCATTGTACTTCTAATGCCAACAGTATTGCCCAATATGCTACCGTTGCGGCTCTTCATATGCAAGACGATTTCATTAAAGAAATGGTAAATACTTTTGACGCAAGAAGAAAGTTAATTGTTGATTTTGTAAATTCTATACCTGGACTGTCTTGTCCTAATCCGCAAGGCGCATTTTATGTAATGATCAATATAAGCAGCATTTTTGGAAAATCTATAGACGGAAAAGTAATCGACAGCGCATTGAAAGCCGCAGAGCTTATGCTGGAATATGCCCGAATTGCTGTAGTGCCTTGTGAATCTTTTGGTGCTCCAGAATATATAAGATTATCCTACGCAGTTTCAGAAAAGGACATCAAAGAAGGTCTTAACAGACTAAAAGAATTTTTAAATCAACTTCAATAA